One Bacillota bacterium DNA segment encodes these proteins:
- a CDS encoding Rrf2 family transcriptional regulator: MKLSTRIRYGVRALMDIAAHSASGPVSLKDVSRRQLISEQYLEQLILPLKGAGMVQSVRGARGGFQLRKHASDILMSEIVEILDGKTVLTDCLYNEQVCLRVDCCAARDLWQEANQAFWSVLSSVTLVDMLRRQQAKLEEAKALKKGCFPENENTGA; the protein is encoded by the coding sequence ATGAAGCTTTCAACGAGGATTCGTTACGGTGTCAGGGCGCTGATGGACATCGCGGCGCACAGCGCGTCGGGACCCGTCAGCCTGAAGGATGTGTCGCGCCGGCAGTTGATTTCGGAGCAATACCTGGAACAATTGATCCTGCCCCTCAAAGGGGCGGGTATGGTCCAGAGCGTCCGCGGCGCCCGCGGGGGGTTTCAGTTGCGCAAGCACGCCTCGGATATCCTTATGAGCGAAATAGTAGAAATTCTCGACGGCAAAACAGTCCTTACGGACTGTCTTTACAACGAACAAGTGTGCCTGCGGGTCGACTGCTGCGCAGCGCGGGACCTGTGGCAGGAAGCCAACCAGGCTTTTTGGAGTGTTCTTTCGTCGGTGACGCTCGTCGACATGCTGCGCCGCCAGCAAGCCAAGCTTGAGGAGGCCAAGGCTTTAAAGAAAGGATGTTTCCCTGAAAATGAAAACACCGGAGCTTAA